A window from Melitaea cinxia chromosome 5, ilMelCinx1.1, whole genome shotgun sequence encodes these proteins:
- the LOC123653422 gene encoding mitochondrial translation release factor in rescue — protein MLSGRITSVIRSSRVFINVCTASKHTIDYSKVPQISELDLSEQFVRGGGPGGSAVNKNANCVVLTHVPSGIVVKCHISRSQDENRKMAREMLIEKLDTQLNGENSVSAQKKRLAEEKHKKADYKKKKRAQLKEEWKKREGLL, from the exons ATGCTAAGTGGGAGGATTACTTCTGTAATTCGAAGCAGTAGAGTATTCATCAATGTATGCACGGCATCAAAACACACTATAGATTATTCTAAAGTTCCTCAAATTAGTGAGTTGGATCTGTCTGAACAATTTGTTAGAGGTGGAGGACCAGGTGGCTCAgctgtaaataaaaatgcaaactGCGTTGTTCTAACTCATGTGCCCTCAG gAATAGTTGTAAAATGTCACATCAGTAGATCACAAGACGAGAACAGAAAAATGGCGCGCGAGATGTTGATCGAAAAATTAGATACACAACTTAATGGCGAAAACAGTGTATCAGCACAGAAGAAAAGGTTAGCAGAAGAGAAACATAAAAAAGCAGATTATAAGAAGAAGAAAAGGGCACAATTGAAAGAAGAATGGAAGAAACGAGAGGGATTGCTTTAG
- the LOC123653421 gene encoding caspase-8 encodes MLWSDAESQPVDNLFKNINSINLDVISEVQKDVEPYDMVSLVFLLYDTPDTALQKLICFERISKDVETNNMNLLYDWVLYMQNPRNPRPTWKYEFLEALTICRLYNVIRKLGFDVSKVKKHYLPENVHVTVYIDPVKKALYKICESMTFEYFLKFKRTLKSYKIDVSEHNICEIIFLELMSKKFIKLGQYDSDAKKYNNYYDIEELAKIFDNISHFNEYAKLLREIQDQINCSSSLNPNTEAANTVVTNHKSNLNSNNIKKENYTAAFDDIFEQLNQLHMEDEPILNLKSDTNQLRIDAYPLKNRNRIGICCIINQEVFYPSKDSIQSHTSVLSDRLGSTLDLLALEKTMTALNFVVKSESNLNKKEVFQFINKVVREDVHTDDSVFILCIMSHGVRGHVYAADSTKIKVDDILSLLDSDEVSKLHGIPKVVLLQACQVLPDHNINIRIKADGPKSNFYLKKLHFLIYWATAPEYEAFRIEDKGSLFIQCICGIIKKMAEHEHLSDIFTKVTDMVTTVCTQLQRSQVPIFKSTLRKKLYLK; translated from the coding sequence atgttatggtCAGATGCTGAAAGTCAACCTGttgataatttgtttaaaaacattaattccATCAACCTCGACGTTATCTCCGAAGTACAAAAAGATGTGGAACCTTACGATATGGTATCGCTGGTATTTCTATTATATGATACTCCCGATACAGCTCTTCAAAAATTGATTTGTTTTGAAAGAATATCGAAGGATGTTGAAACAAATAACATGAATTTGCTTTATGACTGGGTTCTTTACATGCAAAACCCTCGTAACCCTCGACCTACTTGGAAATACGAGTTTCTGGAAGCTCTTACTATATGCAGACTTTACAATGTAATTAGAAAATTGGGATTTGATGTGTCTAAAGTAAAGAAACATTACTTGCCTGAAAATGTTCATGTGACCGTCTACATTGATCCTGTGAAGAAAGCACTGTACAAAATATGTGAAAGTATGACATTTGAGtattttttgaaattcaaaAGAACTTTAAAGTCCTACAAAATTGACGTTTCTGAACACAACATTTGTGAGATTATCTTTTTAGAGCTTATGAGTAAGAAATTTATAAAGTTAGGACAATATGACAGTgatgcaaaaaaatataataattattatgatattgaaGAGCTTGCAAAGATATTTGATAATATTAGCCACTTTAATGAATATGCAAAGCTTCTAAGAGAAATACAAGATCAAATTAACTGCTCCAGTAGTCTCAATCCTAATACGGAAGCTGCGAATACTGTTGTCACTAATCATAAATCAAACTTAAAtagcaataatattaaaaaagaaaactacaCTGCAGCATTTGATGACATATTTGAACAGCTTAATCAGTTACATATGGAGGATGAACCCATTCTGAACCTAAAATCAGATACTAATCAATTAAGAATTGATGCTTATCCTTTgaagaatagaaatagaattgGCATATGTTGCATTATTAATCAAGAAGTCTTTTATCCATCAAAAGACAGCATCCAATCACACACTTCTGTCTTATCTGACCGTTTAGGTTCCACTCTCGATCTTCTTGCTTTAGAGAAAACAATGACAGCCTTAAACTTTGTCGTGAAAAGTGAATCTaacttaaacaaaaaagaagtgtttcagtttataaataaagtagttAGGGAAGATGTTCATACTGATGATAGTGTATTTATACTTTGTATAATGTCTCACGGTGTAAGAGGGCATGTATATGCAGCAGattcaactaaaataaaagttgacGACATATTAAGTTTACTTGATTCAGATGAAGTTTCTAAGCTCCATGGCATACCTAAAGTTGTATTACTCCAAGCATGTCAGGTTCTCCCagatcataatataaatattcgcATAAAAGCAGATGGTCCTAAATCAAACTTCTACTTAAAAAAGTTACACTTTCTTATATACTGGGCTACAGCACCAGAATATGAAGCCTTTAGAATCGAAGATAAAGGCTCATTATTTATACAATGTATATGTGGAATTATTAAGAAAATGGCTGAGCATGAACATTTGTCTGACATTTTTACTAAAGTGACAGATATGGTTACAACAGTATGTACTCAATTGCAGCGTTCTCAAgtacctatttttaaatcaacatTGAGAAAGAAACTGTATCTTAAATAG